A window from Salvia miltiorrhiza cultivar Shanhuang (shh) chromosome 2, IMPLAD_Smil_shh, whole genome shotgun sequence encodes these proteins:
- the LOC131009482 gene encoding receptor-like protein EIX2 encodes MISNKGIPIKFLLLVLVCVFVSGDDAEVRCIAREREALLSFKNGLIGDDGFLSSWRSDECCEWYGVECSNTTRHVIALQLNACHYYGGLQGKVGSSLLELHHLNNLDLSCNDFGGYSIPEFIGSMKQLQHLFLKDSHFSGIIPPQIGNLTNLRSLDLSSNPLTTENLDRLSNLSLLSSLDLSEIDLSETNWLQHISSLHSLNELHLKSCGLKGTLPSQIGNLTNLRSLDLSSNPLKTENLDWLSNLSLLSSLDLSEIDLSHTNWLQHISSLHSLNELHLKNCSLKDNKPSSNSSSTSLLSILDLSFNNLTSSSLDWLSNLNTSLVEINLSGNAFGGLIPNALIESLVLIEHLDLSNNMLQGQIPKSLSNLSRLRVLVLYENELRGHFEELFGNISAKGILESLQILDLADNKLNGSVPDLRAFSALTEVYFGGNNFTGSIPQSIGQLSELQVLDLSNNSFKGVVSESHFIKLDKLKILDLSFNSVILNVAPDWSPPFQLKHIFLAECNVGPSFPKWIQTQRNLLDLDLSRGGIRDEAPTWLWTISPSLYSLFLSDNLITGSVPNLSSTSITNLDLSNNSFSGPIPLFYANARLIKLNGNMFSGSISSICTIPQYLQLLSLYLSNNKLAGEIANCWDKMPNLDTLNLADNNFSGEIPLSLGSNLLELNALQLRGNNLSGELPSTLRLCQKLRLLDVGGNELRGEIPTWIGDLYNMQFLNLHGNKLHRSIPPQICNLTRIRILDLSMNYLSGKIPDCFNNFTTLAQKNTILVNVWFGFHYGFQYNGNLPNKKIQSIYEYSAIQWKGQESEYTHNLRLLKLIDFSSNSLTGNIPKSFSSMLGLISLNLSRNSLTGNIIRDIGEMEMLECLDLSHNQFSGELPTSLAQLQFLAALDLSNNDLFGKIPTSTQLQSFNASAYAENGGLCGPPLASCPEDSLRPSTTNPNEKDHNSPSFMQEVCISLGFGFIFGFWGVVGTFILKKSWRIAYFNFWDAVGDWFYVRIAVFVSKWRRS; translated from the coding sequence ATGATTTCTAATAAAGGAATTCCAAtcaaatttcttcttcttgttctagTTTGTGTCTTTGTTTCAGGAGATGATGCAGAAGTGAGATGCATTGCGAGGGAGAGAGAAGCTCTTCTGAGCTTCAAGAATGGCCTCATCGGCGATGATGGTTTTCTCTCATCATGGCGAAGTGACGAATGCTGTGAATGGTATGGTGTTGAGTGCAGCAACACGACTCGCCATGTCATCGCCCTCCAACTTAATGCTTGTCATTATTATGGTGGATTGCAAGGTAAGGTTGGTTCTTCCTTGCTTGAGTTGCATCATTTAAACAATCTTGATCTCAGTTGCAATGATTTTGGAGGCTATTCGATCCCAGAATTCATTGGTTCCATGAAACAATTACAACACTTGTTTCTCAAGGATTCTCACTTTTCTGGGATCATTCCTCCTCAGATAGGCAACCTTACTAACCTGCGCTCACTTGATCTCTCATCTAACCCTTTGACGACTGAGAATCTCGATCGGCTTTCGAATCTCTCTTTGTTATCTTCTCTTGATTTGAGTGAAATTGACTTAAGTGAAACCAACTGGCTGCAGCATATCTCAAGTCTTCATTCCCTAAATGAATTGCACTTGAAATCTTGTGGCCTCAAGGGGACTCTTCCTTCTCAGATAGGTAACCTTACCAACCTACGCTCACTTGATCTCTCATCTAACCCTTTGAAGACTGAGAATCTCGATTGGCTTTCGAATCTCTCTTTGTTATCTTCTCTTGATTTGAGTGAAATTGACTTAAGTCACACCAACTGGCTGCAGCATATCTCAAGTCTTCATTCCCTAAATGAATTGCACTTGAAAAACTGTAGCTTGAAGGATAATAAACCTTCTTCTAATTCTTCTTCCACATCTCTTCTTTCCATCCTTGATCTGTCATTTAATAACCTCACTTCTTCCTCACTCGATTGGTTATCTAACTTAAACACAAGTCTAGTGGAAATAAACCTGTCAGGCAATGCTTTTGGTGGCCTGATTCCTAATGCACTAATAGAGAGTTTGGTTCTTATTGAGCATCTTGATCTTTCCAATAACATGCTTCAAGGTCAAATCCCAAAATCTTTGTCCAATCTCAGTCGTCTGCGCGTCTTAgtcctttatgaaaatgagttAAGAGGACACTTTGAGGAGTTATTTGGAAATATATCTGCCAAAGGAATATTGGAATCACTCCAAATTCTGGATTTGGCTGATAATAAACTCAATGGTTCAGTGCCAGACTTGAGAGCATTTTCTGCATTGACAGAAGTGTACTTTGGGGGAAACAACTTCACAGGCTCCATTCCTCAAAGTATTGGCCAACTCTCCGAGCTTCAAGTTCTAGATCTTTCTAATAATTCTTTCAAAGGCGTAGTCTCTGAATCGCACTTCATCAAGCTCGACAAGTTGAAGATACTAGATTTATCTTTCAATTCAGTGATCTTGAATGTTGCCCCCGATTGGAGTCCTCCTTTTCAGTTGAAGCATATATTTTTAGCAGAATGCAATGTGGGCCCATCTTTCCCAAAATGGATCCAGACTCAGAGGAATTTGTTAGACCTTGATCTCTCTAGAGGTGGCATAAGAGATGAAGCCCCAACATGGTTGTGGACTATATCTCCTTCATTATACTCCTTATTTCTTTCTGACAATCTAATTACTGGATCTGTTCCTAATCTTTCATCCACTTCCATCACAAACTTAGATCTTAGTAACAATAGTTTCTCAGGTCCTATTCCATTATTTTATGCCAATGCTCGTCTTATTAAGTTGAATGGAAATATGTTTTCTGGTTCAATTTCAAGTATTTGCACAATTCCCCAATATCTTCAGCTTCTTAGCCTTTACCTCTCCAATAATAAGTTGGCAGGAGAGATTGCCAACTGTTGGGATAAAATGCCAAACTTGGACACTTTGAATTTGGCCGACAACAATTTTTCGGGTGAAATTCCTTTGTCTTTGGGCTCTAATTTGCTTGAGCTCAATGCACTGCAATTGCGTGGTAATAATTTATCTGGAGAGTTGCCTTCCACTTTGAGACTTTGCCAGAAATTGAGGTTACTTGATGTCGGAGGGAATGAGTTAAGAGGAGAGATCCCCACTTGGATTGGCGACTTGTATAACATGCAATTTCTAAACCTTCACGGGAATAAATTGCATCGTAGTATTCCTCCTCAGATTTGCAATCTCACTCGTATTCGAATTCTGGACTTGTCGATGAACTACTTATCCGGAAAAATACCTGATTGCTTCAACAATTTTACTACGTTGGCTCAAAAGAATACCATACTAGTTAATGTATGGTTTGGTTTTCATTACGGGTTCCAGTACAATGGTAATCTTCCAAATAAGAAAATTCAATCTATCTATGAATATTCGGCAATTCAATGGAAAGGTCAAGAATCGGAATATACGCATAATCTTCGGCTTCTCAAACTCATTGATTTTTCAAGCAATAGTTTGACCGGAAACATTCCCAAATCATTTTCCAGTATGCTTGGATTAATTTCCTTGAACCTATCAAGAAATAGTTTGACAGGAAATATAATTCGAGATATTGGTGAGATGGAAATGTTAGAATGTCTTGATCTATCACACAACCAATTTTCCGGTGAATTACCCACAAGCTTGGCACAATTACAGTTCTTGGCCGCTCTCGACTTGTCGAACAACGACTTATTTGGTAAAATTCCAACGAGTACTCAACTTCAGAGCTTCAACGCATCTGCTTATGCCGAGAATGGCGGACTCTGTGGGCCCCCTCTGGCATCGTGCCCCGAAGATAGCTTGAGGCCATCCACCACTAATCCGAATGAGAAAGACCACAACAGCCCCTCTTTTATGCAAGAAGTCTGCATATCATTGGGCTTTGGTTTTATATTTGGATTTTGGGGAGTTGTTGGAACTTTCATACTGAAGAAATCATGGAGAATTGCATACTTCAATTTCTGGGATGCTGTTGGAGATTGGTTCTACGTCAGGATTGCTGTGTTTGTATCCAAATGGAGACGAAGCTGA